In Topomyia yanbarensis strain Yona2022 chromosome 2, ASM3024719v1, whole genome shotgun sequence, one DNA window encodes the following:
- the LOC131681120 gene encoding uncharacterized protein LOC131681120: MSSTMMRPTKTATGIVQQTENTTTSGTGARQECRKLPISDKQTVLDRALEGISLNDTAVQSSLGGLIGRTSESVVHKYVTSELDPPQPVLEPVLPSIRGMQLATQVYRTFPPTQTGNEPKPFNHAPTNIQVGLFRSLLSNSPVVVGTGESANSATVLRLIPENVSQPRPIADESEPIPASTGGYPMQRSGFEPQPFLRQPSGHLPQRSGGQSMPAPTARFLSGFGATPMPRVPTWNQGGQQGQSANQLDEPTRLPYHGGPNPQQLAARQVISKELPFFSGNPEDWPLFISSYVNTTEACGYSDAENLARLQRCLKGNAFEAVRSRLLLPAPVSHVIATLETLYGRPELLIHTLLQKVRNVPGPKQDRLDTFIGYGLAVQNLCDHLEAGGHEAHLNNPMLLFELVDKLPVNTKLDWSLYKERCREVNIRSFSQYMSTLVRAANDVTLHYEPRQPQQQFRPKDKHFCGAHVAEEPAKTPGKACLVCKDPKHRVKNCGVFAKKTLDERWKTIQELRLCRICLGAHGKRPCRIRTKCEIDGCQLRHHSLIHSKQTPSALVPRQEKLEPKPSGSDAVTNHHYAGKAALFRIIPVELHGTNRSVSTYAFLDDGSSRTLVDEDIAIQLGVTGDSLPLCLQWTANMKRIETDSQRIALKIRGEAEVTKFTLNDVRTVSKLDLPRQSLRYAELAESFPYLKGLPIKDYENALPRILIGNDNAHVTAMHKIRVGQPGEPIAAKSRLGWTVYGKQEKSVDRAHSFHICECQDDRSLHDLVKQFFSVESMGIEAVGCPESPEVQRANNILQKTTKRVGQRFETGLLWRYDCFEFPDSYPMAVRRLQCLERRILKDPVIGESVVRQLSEYQAKGYIHKATPEELEEADPRRTWYLPLGVVLNPKKPSKIRIFCDAAAKVDGISLNTMLLKGPDLLNSLLTVLFGFRERRVALCADLKEMFHQVKIRREDRHAQRMLWRDDPSMEPTVYLIDVATFGAACSPCSSQHVKNRNAEEHAQEFPAAADAIIRKHYVDDYLDSADSEVLARVGEDDPASEKCIQMDKNCSMERVLGMYWKPEEDVFTFSTTLAIETNRPTKRQALQVVMSPFDPAGLLCFFLVHGKILIQEVWRAKTEWDQPIPLELNEKWTRWTALFQYLNQIRVPRCYFPEHSIKEVVSLQLHIFVDASEEAYACVAYLRAEFPGSVIRVALVGGKAKVAPLKTLSIPRLKLNGAVIGVRLRKAIINGHTLKIDKTVMWTDSKTVLAWINADHRRYRQFVSCRVGETLSKSDAAKWRYVPSKMNPADLATKWGVRGPCFSANSPWFGEFFLGVPETQWPSEINAAEETTDEELRPCLVHSEVILKSVINWDRFSNWTRLQRAVAYVLRYRKILQQRSRNEAPPAGPITQQELALAESTIYRLIQSEMYPDEIAILTTKEDHKKMRRQKLERTSKIRKLSPYMDDTGIIRSDSRIPEASFAAYDTRFPIILPKEHVVTRMLLEWYHRTFLHANGETVVNEVRQRFYVSTLRTIVRQIARECVMCKANKAVPVIPRMAPLPVARVKAFERPFSYVGIDYFGPIAVRVNRSTAKRWIALFTCLTTRAIHLEVVHTLTTESCKQAIRRFVGRRGSPAEIRSDQGTNFVGANNELRKEMIAIDGQLAESFTNTNTRWIFNPPAAPHMGGAWERLVRSVKVSLAAMYTSRIPNEETLATLVIEAESVVNSRPLTFIPLEAEQQEALTPNHFLLSSSRGVVQPPKEQAEPKMVCRGDWKLCQAMLNQFWRRWVREYLPTIARRTKWFEETKPIEVGDLVVIVEEKIRNGWVLGRVVQVMKGSDGRIRDAVIQTADGIKRRPVAKLARLDVDRGKTGADSPDQPYGSGNVTEDRTRPSSTPRLQESAARRVQD, translated from the exons ATGAGCTCAACTATGATGAGACCCACAAAGACAGCAACTGGGATTGTTCAGCAGACGGAAAATACAACGACATCCGGGACAGGCGCTAGACAGGAATGCCGTAAGCTACCAATTAGCGATAAGCAAACCGTTTTGGATAGGGCGTTAGAAGGTATTTCACTGAACGATACAGCAGTACAATCTTCATTAGGGGGTCTCATTGGTCGAACTTCTGAGAGTGTTGTACACAAATATGTCACTAGCGAGCTAGATCCACCCCAGCCAGTGTTAGAACCCGTCTTACCGAGTATCAGGGGTATGCAGTTAGCTACACAGGTATACAGAACTTTCCCTCCCACACAAACCGGGAATGAACCGAAACCCTTCAATCATGCCCCAACAAATATTCAAGTTGGTCTGTTTCGAAGTCTTCTCTCCAACAGTCCGGTTGTTGTTGGTACTGGAGAGAGTGCAAACAGTGCAACAGTATTAAGATTGATACCCGAAAACGTATCGCAGCCAAGACCAATAGCCGACGAATCGGAGCCGATCCCAGCGTCAACCGGAGGATATCCGATGCAGAGGTCCGGATTCGAACCACAACCCTTTTTGAGGCAACCCAGTGGACATCTACCGCAGAGGTCTGGTGGTCAATCGATGCCGGCACCAACAGCTCGTTTCTTATCAGGTTTCGGAGCGACACCAATGCCAAGAGTACCGACGTGGAATCAGGGCGGACAACAGGGCCAGAGCGCAAATCAGTTGGATGAACCAACTCGGTTGCCTTATCACGGTGGACCGAATCCGCAGCAGCTTGCGGCCAGACAGGTGATCTCCAAAGAGCTGCCTTTTTTCTCGGGAAATCCAGAGGACTGGCCTCTGTTCATCAGCTCTTATGTCAACACGACGGAAGCGTGCGGATATTCTGATGCAGAGAATTTGGCCAGACTGCAGCGGTGTTTGAAGGGGAACGCATTCGAAGCAGTACGAAGTCGTTTACTACTACCGGCACCTGTGTCACATGTTATTGCCACGCTTGAGACGCTGTACGGTAGACCAGAGCTGTTAATTCACACGTTGCTGCAGAAGGTGCGCAACGTCCCAGGACCGAAGCAAGACCGGCTCGACACGTTTATCGGATACGGATTGGCAGTTCAAAATCTGTGCGATCACCTGGAAGCCGGCGGTCATGAGGCGCATTTGAACAATCCAATGTTATTGTTCGAGCTAGTGGACAAGCTACCTGTGAACACGAAGCTTGATTGGTCATTGTATAAGGAAAGGTGCAGAGAGGTGAACATTCGATCATTTTCCCAGTACATGTCGACGTTGGTTAGAGCGGCAAATGATGTGACACTACACTACGAACCGAGACAACCGCAACAGCAATTCCGGCCTAAGGACAAACATTTTTGCGGTGCACACGTCGCAGAAGAACCAGCGAAAACGCCGGGGAAGG CATGTCTGGTTTGCAAAGACCCAAAACATCGGGTGAAAAACTGCGGTGTGTTTGCCAAGAAGACGTTGGACGAACGCTGGAAGACCATTCAGGAGCTCAGACTTTGCCGTATATGTTTGGGAGCTCATGGAAAGCGACCGTGCCGAATCCGCACGAAGTGTGAGATCGACGGATGCCAGCTTCGACATCATTCACTGATACACTCAAAGCAGACACCGAGTGCACTTGTGCCAAGACAAGAGAAGCTCGAACCCAAACCATCAGGATCTGACGCAGTTACTAATCATCACTACGCTGGCAAGGCCGCACTCTTTCGAATTATCCCTGTAGAGCTGCATGGAACCAACCGTTCGGTGTCAACTTACGCGTTCTTGGATGACGGGTCGTCACGGACGCTGGTCGACGAAGATATTGCGATACAATTGGGCGTCACAGGAGATTCGCTCCCACTGTGTCTGCAGTGGACGGCTAACATGAAACGAATCGAGACCGATTCTCAGCGGATTGCGTTGAAGATTCGTGGAGAAGCCGAAGTGACAAAGTTCACGCTGAACGATGTGCGCACTGTGAGTAAGCTGGACCTACCACGGCAATCCCTGCGATACGCGGAGTTGGCTGAGTCGTTCCCATATTTGAAAGGTCTTCCGATCAAAGATTACGAGAACGCATTGCCTCGTATTCTTATCGGTAACGACAATGCTCACGTGACTGCCATGCATAAGATACGAGTGGGCCAGCCTGGAGAACCGATTGCGGCGAAGTCGCGGCTCGGGTGGACTGTATACGGGAAACAAGAAAAATCTGTGGATCGCGCGCACAGTTTCCATATCTGTGAGTGTCAGGATGATCGGTCACTGCATGATCTCGTTAAACAGTTCTTCTCGGTGGAAAGTATGGGTATCGAGGCTGTAGGATGTCCCGAATCTCCGGAAGTACAACGTGCGAACAATATCCTTCAAAAAACTACGAAGCGTGTCGGTCAGCGGTTCGAAACGGGACTGCTGTGGCGGTATGATTGTTTCGAGTTCCCGGATAGCTATCCGATGGCAGTTCGTCGATTGCAGTGCTTGGAGCGACGAATCTTGAAAGACCCAGTGATTGGCGAGAGTGTCGTGAGGCAGCTTTCCGAATACCAGGCGAAGGGGTACATCCATAAGGCGACCCCGGAGGAACTGGAGGAGGCGGACCCCAGACGAACTTGGTACCTTCCGTTAGGTGTCGTTCTAAATCCGAAGAAGCCATCGAAAATCCGTATATTTTGTGATGCCGCAGCCAAAGTAGATGGCATTTCGTTGAACACGATGCTGTTGAAAGGACCGGATCTTCTGAACTCTCTTCTGACAGTGCTCTTCGGATTCAGGGAAAGACGGGTAGCCCTCTGCGCGGATTTAAAAGAGATGTTCCATCAAGTTAAAATTCGGCGTGAGGACCGCCACGCACAACGGATGCTTTGGCGGGATGACCCAAGCATGGAACCCACTGTGTATCTAATAGATGTTGCTACGTTTGGTGCCGCGTGTTCACCATGCTCGTCACAACATGTAAAAAACCGGAATGCTGAAGAACATGCTCAAGAGTTCCCAGCAGCTGCTGATGCCATAATCCGGAAACATTACGTTGACGATTATCTGGACAGTGCAGACAGC GAGGTGCTGGCACGGGTCGGGGAAGATGACCCCGCTTCCGAGAAATGCATCCAGATGGACAAGAATTGCTCTATGGAACGGGTACTTGGAATGTACTGGAAACCAGAAGAAGACGTCTTCACGTTCTCAACGACACTAGCGATTGAGACGAATCGTCCTACGAAGCGACAGGCATTGCAGGTCGTGATGAGCCCGTTCGACCCGGCTGGACTACTATGTTTCTTTCTCGTCCACGGTAAGATACTAATTCAGGAAGTATGGAGAGCAAAAACCGAATGGGACCAGCCGATTCCGTTGGAATTGAACGAGAAATGGACCCGGTGGACCGCCTTGTTCCAATATTTGAACCAGATACGCGTTCCTCGTTGCTACTTTCCCGAACATTCGATCAAGGAGGTCGTGTCGCTGCAGTTGCATATATTCGTCGATGCAAGCGAGGAAGCGTATGCGTGCGTAGCGTATCTTCGTGCAGAGTTCCCGGGCAGCGTTATCAGAGTTGCGTTGGTTGGTGGCAAAGCAAAGGTGGCTCCTTTGAAGACGCTTTCTATTCCGAGACTGAAACTGAATGGAGCGGTAATCGGAGTTCGACTGCGCAAAGCAATCATCAACGGACACACGCTTAAGATAGACAAGACGGTCATGTGGACCGACTCCAAGACTGTATTGGCATGGATCAATGCGGACCATCGAAGATATCGGCAGTTTGTTTCATGTAGGGTTGGCGAAACACTGTCGAAATCGGACGCGGCGAAGTGGCGGTACGTACCGAGTAAGATGAATCCCGCAGATTTGGCAACCAAATGGGGTGTAAGAGGACCCTGCTTCTCGGCGAATAGCCCATGGTTCGGAGAGTTTTTCCTAGGTGTGCCGGAAACACAGTGGCCGTCGGAAATAAATGCTGCTGAGGAGACGACCGACGAGGAATTACGACCCTGTCTGGTACACAGTGAAGTGATTTTGAAGTCCGTCATCAATTGGGACCGTTTTTCTAACTGGACACGACTACAGCGAGCGGTTGCGTATGTTCTTCGATATCGAAAGATCTTGCAACAGAGATCTAGAAACGAAGCGCCACCAGCAGGGCCTATCACGCAGCAGGAGCTGGCACTTGCAGAGTCAACCATTTACCGACTGATCCAAAGTGAAATGTATCCCGACGAAATTGCTATACTGACGACGAAGGAAGATCATAAGAAGATGAGGCGACAGAAACTTGAGAGAACTAGCAAAATCAGGAAACTGTCACCATACATGGACGACACTGGAATTATCCGTTCAGATTCCAGGATCCCTGAGGCCTCATTCGCGGCTTACGATACCCGATTTCCGATAATACTACCTAAGGAGCATGTAGTCACCCGTATGCTGCTGGAGTGGTATCACAGGACATTCCTGCATGCTAATGGGGAGACTGTCGTCAATGAGGTGAGGCAGCGCTTCTATGTGTCTACGCTGCGCACGATAGTACGGCAGATAGCGAGGGAGTGTGTGATGTGCAAAGCAAACAAGGCAGTTCCGGTGATCCCACGCATGGCGCCGCTTCCGGTGGCCAGAGTAAAGGCCTTCGAACGTCCGTTTTCCTACGTAGGAATTGACTACTTCGGACCAATCGCTGTTCGAGTCAACCGCAGCACTGCGAAGAGATGGATCGCATTGTTCACGTGTCTCACAACCCGTGCAATTCACCTTGAGGTTGTACACACGCTGACGACCGAATCCTGCAAGCAAGCAATACGACGATTTGTCGGACGGAGAGGGTCCCCGGCGGAAATACGTAGCGACCAAGGAACGAACTTCGTTGGGGCAAACAACGAGCTGCGCAAGGAGATGATCGCCATAGACGGACAGCTTGCAGAATCCTTCACCAATACGAACACTCGGTGGATATTCAACCCACCTGCCGCGCCGCACATGGGAGGTGCTTGGGAACGGTTGGTGAGGTCGGTCAAAGTATCTCTGGCGGCGATGTATACGTCCAGGATTCCGAACGAGGAGACACTGGCTACTCTTGTGATCGAAGCGGAAAGCGTCGTCAACTCCA